ACCTCGAGCACCTCGCATCCCATCGCGCGGTGCGCGGCGAACGACCCCTCGCCGAACTCCGACCGCCACGGCACGCCCGCCCGCGCCGTCACCAGCGTCGACCCGGTGCCTTCGGCGTCGGCGACGACACCGCGCTCGACCCCCGCCGCTCCGCGCAGCGCGACCGCGAGATCTTCGCCCCGCAGCGCCGGTACGTCACCGAGAAGGGCGGCCCGCGGCATCCGGTCTCCCGCCCCTTCCATGCCGACGGCGATCGCGGCATTCAGTCCGCGCGCCTCGCCTTCCGGGAGGAATCGCAGACCGGGGATGTCTGCCGCGTGAAGCGGCAGCGTCGCCTCGTCGGTCACGACGATCACCTGCGCGACGAGGGAACAGGATGCGGCGGCGGCGACGGTGTCCAGTGCGATCGCCCGCGCGAGCGCGACGCGATCGAGCCCGTCGACGGCGAGTCGCGACTTCCCCCGGGTGGTCGCCTTCACCGGGACGACGACCACCCACGCGGAGGCTTCAGGCATCGGCGAAGCGTGCCCGCAGTCGGGGCAGGATCTCCTCGCCGTACGTCCGGAGGAACTCGGCCTGATCGTGACCGGGGTCGTGGAAGACGAGGTGGCGGAACCCGAGGTCGACGTAGCGGGCGATCCGCTCGACGTGCTCCTCGGGGTCGGTCGAGACGATGAACCGGGATGCGGCGCGCTCGATCGGTAGCTCGGCGGCTCGGCGCTGCATCTCGATCGGGTCGTGGATGTCGCGCTTCTCCTCGGGTGAGAGGGCGAGCGGGGCCCAGAAGCGCGTCTTCTCCAGCGCCGTGGCGTGGTCGGGGTGGTACGAGACCTTCACTTCCATGAGGGTGTCGATCGCGTCGCCCGGGCGTCCGGCCTTCTCGAGCCCCTCGTGCAACGCCGGCAGCAGGGTGTCGGTGTACAGCGAGGGGTCCTTGCCGCTCGTGGTGATGTAGCCGTCGGCGATCCGGCCCGCGAGCCGCGTCGCGGCCGGGCCCGATGCGCCGATGTAGATCGGCACCTTCTGATCGGGCCGGTCGTAGACCGTCGCTCCGTCGAGCGAGTAGTACGTGCCGTCGAAGGTCACCCGCTCGGCGTCCCAGAGCTTGTCGATGAGCTGGATCGATTCCTTCAGGCGCTGGAACCGCTCGGGCGGGTCGGGCCACTCGAGGCCCAGAGTCACCTCGTTGAGAGCCTCGCCGGTTCCGACACCGAGGATCACGCGGCCCGGGAACATCACCCCGAGGGTCGCGAATGCCTGCGCGATCACGGCCGGGTGGTACCGGAAGGTGGGGGTCAGCACCGAGGTCCCCATGATGATGGTCGACGTGCGGGCGCCGATCGCGCCGAGAACCGGAATGGCCGCCGGGGCGTGCCCGCCTTCGTGCATCCACGGCTGGAAGTGGTCGGACAAGAACACCGAGTCGAACCCCATCTCCTCGGCGAGGACGGCGTAGTCGGTGAGCTCTGCCGGACCGAACTGCTCCGCCGACGCCTTGTATCCGAACCTCAGCGGTACCGTCATGTGGATTCCTTTCCTCGTGCTCCCACCGGGGTCCCGGTGAATTCCGTTCCGTTCGTCTCCGACAACCGCCGCCGGAAGGCGTCGACCGTCCCCGGCCAGAGCAGCGTCAGCCGCCCCGACCGGTCGTCCACGTACCAGTTGCGACAGCCGCCCGAGAGCCAGGGAGTGGATGCCGCGGCGGCGGCGATCTCACCGACATACGCCCGCTCGGCGGCGGGATCCACGCGCAGCACACCGTCGGCGGTGAGACCACGGCGCTCGAGCGCGGAGACGGCGTACGCCGCCTGCTCCTCGATCATCAGCACCGCGGAGTTGTGACCGAGTGACGCGTTGGGCCCGTTCAGCACGAAGAGGTTCGGGAAGCCGCTCACCACGGTCGAGGCGAAGGCGCTCATGCCCTCCGACCATTGCTCGGCCAGGGTGGTGCCCGCCTCGCCGCGGACGAGTTCGGCGTATGGCTGGCGGGCCGAGGCGAACCCTGTGGCGAGGACGACGGCGTCGACGTCGACCCGTCGTCCGCTCGCGGCGAGAAGGGTCGTCCCGTCGACCGCCGCGAGCGCGGAGGGCTCGAGCGTGACCCTGTCGGAGGCGACGGCGGGATAGAAATCGTCGGACAGCAGCACGCGTTTGCAGCCGAAGGCGTAGTCGGGCGTGAGGGCGCGGCGCAGCGCGGGGTCGGCGACCTGCCGGCCCAGGTGCGCGAGCGCGATCGCGCGGGCCGATTCGGATGCCGCGGCATCGCCTGATCGCGAAGCGAAGCGCTCCTCGCCTTCGCGGTACAGATCGTCGCGGAGACGTGCGAGCTCGTCGGGGTGGGCGGCGAAGCGGGCCCGCTCGGCGTCGGTGTACTCGCGTGCCTCGCGCGGCACGATCCACGCCGGCGTCCGTTGGAAGAGCGTGACGTCCGCAGCGGTGCGGGCGAGCTCGGGAACGAGCTGGACGGCACTCGCCCCGGTGCCGACGACCGCGACACGCAGGCCGGCCAGGTCGGTGGCGTGGTCCCACCGCGCGGAGTGGAACAGGGGGCCGGGGAAGGTCCCGAGGCCCGGTACCTCGGGGATGAGCGGCTCGGTGAGACGGCCGCATGCGAGGACGAGCGCCTCGGCGGTGATCTCGCCCGCCGGGGTGCGCACGCGCCACCGCGCGGCGACGTCGTCCCACTCGGCGCCGAGCATCGGGGTGCGAAGGTGCATCAGGTTGCGCAGGCCCTCGCGATCGGCGACGTCGTCGAGGTAACGGCGGATCTCGTCTCCGCGCGCGAAG
The Microbacterium sp. SLBN-154 DNA segment above includes these coding regions:
- the fgd gene encoding glucose-6-phosphate dehydrogenase (coenzyme-F420) translates to MTVPLRFGYKASAEQFGPAELTDYAVLAEEMGFDSVFLSDHFQPWMHEGGHAPAAIPVLGAIGARTSTIIMGTSVLTPTFRYHPAVIAQAFATLGVMFPGRVILGVGTGEALNEVTLGLEWPDPPERFQRLKESIQLIDKLWDAERVTFDGTYYSLDGATVYDRPDQKVPIYIGASGPAATRLAGRIADGYITTSGKDPSLYTDTLLPALHEGLEKAGRPGDAIDTLMEVKVSYHPDHATALEKTRFWAPLALSPEEKRDIHDPIEMQRRAAELPIERAASRFIVSTDPEEHVERIARYVDLGFRHLVFHDPGHDQAEFLRTYGEEILPRLRARFADA
- the cofC gene encoding 2-phospho-L-lactate guanylyltransferase, with product MPEASAWVVVVPVKATTRGKSRLAVDGLDRVALARAIALDTVAAAASCSLVAQVIVVTDEATLPLHAADIPGLRFLPEGEARGLNAAIAVGMEGAGDRMPRAALLGDVPALRGEDLAVALRGAAGVERGVVADAEGTGSTLVTARAGVPWRSEFGEGSFAAHRAMGCEVLEVPSGSTLRRDVDTADQLRDAAAIGLGARTAAMLG
- a CDS encoding flavin-containing monooxygenase — protein: MTRTPVPPLPLPRTAEVVIVGAGFAGIGMAMALRRAGHDDLVILERADAAGGTWRDNTYPGVACDVPSHLYGFAAHPNPDWSGVFARGDEIRRYLDDVADREGLRNLMHLRTPMLGAEWDDVAARWRVRTPAGEITAEALVLACGRLTEPLIPEVPGLGTFPGPLFHSARWDHATDLAGLRVAVVGTGASAVQLVPELARTAADVTLFQRTPAWIVPREAREYTDAERARFAAHPDELARLRDDLYREGEERFASRSGDAAASESARAIALAHLGRQVADPALRRALTPDYAFGCKRVLLSDDFYPAVASDRVTLEPSALAAVDGTTLLAASGRRVDVDAVVLATGFASARQPYAELVRGEAGTTLAEQWSEGMSAFASTVVSGFPNLFVLNGPNASLGHNSAVLMIEEQAAYAVSALERRGLTADGVLRVDPAAERAYVGEIAAAAASTPWLSGGCRNWYVDDRSGRLTLLWPGTVDAFRRRLSETNGTEFTGTPVGARGKEST